In Achromobacter xylosoxidans A8, a single window of DNA contains:
- a CDS encoding bifunctional GNAT family N-acetyltransferase/nucleoside diphosphate kinase regulator has product MAIAMKGFHPLQISVVKMNKPFISLCPEITRTHALTLMDWLEDERVTCYLSDSRHVSRFIEQAIDRTQLPILTHLFNQGGRFFMAYDRHDVPVGFVRLVKTGTDCEIVLVIGDCDNWGRNLGASTIREGMKLAFLDMRAQKLIAKIHPDNARSLKTFLRTGFLLESETPTLKSFSMTAGRYLRLLREGAVVDSTDIYVTEIDKARLKSLIELEQGPTIVELEHELERAIVVTPQQVARNVVTMNSRALLQLDDEEMEVALVYPEDADSSAGKFSVCSDVGAAILGYQEGDAIDWRISDRTRRIGIRKVLYQPEAAGDFHL; this is encoded by the coding sequence ATGGCCATCGCCATGAAGGGCTTTCATCCTTTACAAATTAGTGTGGTGAAGATGAACAAGCCTTTCATTTCGTTGTGCCCGGAAATTACCCGGACACACGCGCTGACGCTGATGGATTGGTTGGAAGATGAGCGCGTGACCTGCTACCTGAGCGATTCGCGCCATGTTTCCCGCTTCATCGAGCAAGCCATCGATCGGACTCAGCTGCCGATCCTGACCCATCTGTTCAACCAGGGTGGCCGGTTCTTCATGGCCTATGACCGGCACGACGTCCCGGTGGGCTTTGTCCGCCTCGTCAAGACCGGCACGGACTGCGAGATCGTCCTGGTCATCGGAGACTGCGACAACTGGGGTCGGAACCTCGGCGCCAGCACGATCCGCGAAGGCATGAAACTGGCCTTCCTCGATATGCGGGCCCAGAAGCTCATCGCCAAGATCCACCCGGACAACGCGCGCTCGCTGAAGACCTTTCTGCGCACCGGCTTTCTGCTTGAAAGCGAAACGCCGACGCTGAAGTCATTTTCCATGACTGCGGGGCGTTATCTCCGCCTCTTGCGCGAAGGCGCCGTTGTCGACTCCACGGATATCTACGTCACTGAGATCGACAAGGCCCGGCTCAAGAGCCTGATAGAACTCGAGCAAGGACCGACTATTGTCGAACTCGAGCACGAGCTTGAGCGAGCCATCGTCGTCACGCCGCAGCAGGTGGCGCGGAACGTGGTCACGATGAACTCCAGGGCCTTGCTGCAGCTGGACGACGAAGAAATGGAAGTGGCCCTGGTCTACCCTGAAGACGCAGACAGCAGCGCCGGAAAGTTTTCCGTGTGTTCCGACGTCGGCGCCGCCATCCTGGGCTATCAGGAGGGGGATGCCATCGACTGGAGGATTTCGGACCGGACTCGCCGGATCGGGATCAGGAAAGTGCTTTACCAGCCGGAAGCCGCGGGCGATTTCCACCTGTAG
- a CDS encoding D-amino acid dehydrogenase: MKVLILGSGVVGAATAYYLCREGHEVEVIERHSAAGMETSFGNAGGLCPSFAAPWAAPGMPIKVLKMALKADAPVRFSLWPEFERLRWTRRWLMECNAPRFRVNKLRMQRVAHYSLACLKQLMAETQIAFDFHAGGVLQLFQTEAECQYGNIAASALKEFGIPHGVLNGRDALAVEPALRDATAKIAGGLHLPSDASGDSHIFCQALTTWLQRAGVKFRFDTDVRRLLHEGGRVVGAESSGGVLKADATVVALGNQAPALLAPLGIKLPIYPLKGYSISARVTHAGQAPNMSVMDEHNKVMISRLGNRIRAAGMAELVGHGLSLKAGRKDVLVRAVRSLFPNGIDYANATFWAGLRPMTPDGPPILGISGWDGLFLNSGHGSNGWTQACGTSRVVADLVCGRKPEIDLEGLTIERFRR, translated from the coding sequence ATGAAAGTTCTCATCCTCGGATCCGGCGTAGTCGGTGCCGCAACGGCCTACTATCTCTGCCGCGAAGGCCACGAAGTCGAAGTCATAGAGCGCCACTCGGCGGCAGGAATGGAAACAAGCTTCGGCAATGCGGGTGGTTTGTGTCCGAGCTTTGCAGCGCCATGGGCCGCGCCGGGAATGCCGATCAAGGTATTGAAGATGGCGTTGAAGGCCGATGCTCCGGTGCGCTTTTCGCTTTGGCCGGAATTTGAAAGGCTACGTTGGACCAGGCGATGGCTGATGGAATGCAATGCGCCGCGATTTCGCGTCAACAAACTGCGCATGCAGCGCGTGGCCCACTATAGCCTCGCTTGCCTGAAACAGCTTATGGCCGAAACGCAGATCGCGTTCGATTTTCATGCGGGCGGCGTGTTGCAGCTATTCCAGACCGAAGCGGAGTGCCAGTACGGCAATATTGCCGCCAGCGCATTGAAGGAATTCGGCATTCCCCACGGCGTGTTGAACGGACGCGATGCGCTGGCGGTCGAGCCAGCCTTGCGAGACGCCACCGCCAAGATCGCGGGCGGCCTTCATTTGCCGTCCGATGCCTCCGGCGATAGCCACATTTTCTGCCAGGCATTGACCACCTGGCTTCAGCGTGCAGGCGTGAAGTTCCGCTTCGACACCGATGTGCGGCGATTGCTGCATGAGGGCGGGCGGGTGGTGGGCGCCGAGTCCTCAGGCGGCGTACTGAAGGCCGATGCCACGGTTGTCGCCTTGGGCAACCAGGCTCCGGCATTGCTTGCGCCGCTGGGGATCAAGCTTCCCATCTATCCGCTCAAGGGCTATTCCATTAGCGCGCGGGTGACCCATGCTGGTCAAGCGCCCAATATGTCGGTCATGGATGAACACAATAAGGTAATGATTTCCCGACTGGGCAACAGAATCCGCGCGGCGGGCATGGCCGAACTGGTTGGCCACGGCTTGTCATTGAAGGCAGGCCGCAAGGATGTACTGGTCCGAGCGGTGCGTAGCCTGTTCCCAAATGGCATTGACTACGCGAACGCTACCTTTTGGGCGGGCCTGCGCCCCATGACGCCGGATGGTCCCCCCATACTCGGAATCTCTGGTTGGGACGGGCTGTTTCTCAATAGCGGCCATGGCTCGAACGGCTGGACCCAGGCTTGCGGAACCTCCCGAGTCGTCGCGGATCTGGTGTGCGGCCGCAAGCCTGAAATCGACCTCGAGGGACTCACGATTGAGCGCTTTCGAAGGTAG